The Gallaecimonas xiamenensis 3-C-1 genome has a segment encoding these proteins:
- a CDS encoding transposase, producing MTRPRSELVSVNDTPYYHCIGRCVRRAFLCGKDTLTGQDFSHRKAWVMERLKVLQSVFTIELCAYAVMSNHYHLVVHVDAKAAAALDDEAVMARWEQLFSLPLLVSRYRTGKLTCDAERTVARLHIDKLRQRLCDLSWFMRCLNEHIARRANEEDHCKGRFWEARFKSQAILDEAGLLACMAYVDLNPLRAKIVDTPEASADVSLSARLNTEDDTKPALLPFVTQFKDSPKGIPFALADYLALVDWTGRAQRQDKRGFISQETPAILERLGLDADSFLIALGQHQLSRGTVIGHKQAQSAYAKAHHRRHVVGPPIKAA from the coding sequence ATGACCCGCCCGCGCTCTGAACTGGTGTCGGTGAACGACACGCCCTACTACCACTGCATTGGTCGCTGCGTTCGCCGTGCCTTTCTCTGTGGCAAAGACACGCTCACCGGCCAGGACTTCAGCCACCGCAAGGCTTGGGTGATGGAGCGGCTGAAGGTGTTGCAATCTGTCTTTACCATCGAGCTGTGCGCCTATGCGGTGATGTCCAATCATTACCATCTGGTGGTGCATGTGGATGCGAAAGCCGCAGCCGCGTTAGACGATGAGGCTGTTATGGCGCGATGGGAGCAGTTGTTCTCACTACCGCTGCTGGTCAGTCGCTACCGAACCGGTAAGCTAACCTGTGACGCTGAACGCACTGTGGCGCGGTTACATATCGACAAACTGCGGCAGCGCTTGTGTGACCTATCTTGGTTTATGCGTTGCTTGAACGAGCATATTGCCCGTAGGGCCAATGAAGAGGACCATTGCAAAGGCCGGTTTTGGGAGGCACGTTTTAAGTCCCAAGCCATTTTGGATGAAGCAGGGTTACTGGCCTGCATGGCCTATGTGGACCTCAACCCCCTTCGCGCCAAGATAGTGGATACCCCTGAGGCCTCTGCTGATGTGTCACTGTCGGCAAGGCTTAATACTGAAGACGACACTAAGCCCGCGTTACTGCCCTTTGTCACCCAGTTTAAAGACAGCCCCAAAGGTATCCCCTTTGCATTGGCTGACTACCTGGCGCTGGTGGATTGGACTGGTCGGGCACAGCGCCAAGACAAACGCGGCTTTATCAGCCAAGAGACGCCTGCCATTTTGGAGCGCTTAGGCCTCGATGCCGACAGCTTCCTTATCGCCCTTGGCCAACACCAGCTTTCCCGTGGCACGGTGATTGGCCACAAGCAAGCCCAAAGTGCCTACGCCAAAGCCCACCACCGACGACACGTAGTAGGCCCACCAATAAAGGCCGCGTAA
- a CDS encoding HTH domain-containing protein produces the protein MEKSLLDIIHIVLAQVKKPLTAEAILREIESNCLYDFTGKTPKTAIRARLAENIDQLESASKFVRLQKGTFGLRKWLNDSPGKYKEYEATKKRNQLMDEYLPVFDRNILPQIVSINGLNEVPIDSNWFKENCTPMVRHEAEEDYSVVQLISVFIIKFKDKIITHTRSAKAPESRLHGERSIIFGGHITYEEVNSLFDPFDPESTHPFIKRELEEEITISPDSVMTPIGLLYDSTRDVSSQHLGLVYLVEMINEDYEVGEKGYHINDELTHISDVIKNKTDYENWSVELIDKILNKWKY, from the coding sequence ATGGAAAAGAGTCTTCTAGACATAATACACATTGTCTTAGCTCAAGTTAAAAAACCCTTGACAGCGGAAGCGATCTTGAGAGAAATAGAATCAAATTGTTTATATGATTTCACAGGTAAAACTCCTAAAACAGCAATTAGAGCAAGGCTTGCTGAAAACATAGATCAATTAGAAAGCGCATCAAAATTTGTAAGGTTACAGAAAGGAACATTTGGTCTGAGAAAATGGCTGAATGACAGCCCCGGAAAGTATAAAGAGTACGAAGCGACAAAGAAAAGAAATCAGCTAATGGATGAATATTTACCTGTATTTGATAGAAATATCTTACCCCAAATAGTCTCCATCAACGGTTTAAACGAAGTTCCTATAGACTCTAATTGGTTCAAAGAAAATTGTACGCCTATGGTTAGGCATGAAGCTGAAGAAGATTATTCGGTTGTTCAATTAATCTCTGTTTTTATAATTAAATTTAAAGATAAAATCATAACTCACACTAGATCTGCAAAAGCTCCTGAGTCAAGGTTACATGGAGAACGGTCGATTATTTTTGGAGGGCATATTACATATGAAGAAGTTAACTCTTTATTTGACCCTTTTGACCCAGAGTCGACTCACCCATTTATTAAGCGAGAATTAGAAGAAGAAATTACCATTTCACCAGATTCAGTTATGACACCAATTGGCTTACTTTATGATTCTACAAGAGATGTAAGTAGTCAGCATTTGGGGCTGGTATATTTAGTTGAAATGATTAATGAAGATTACGAAGTTGGTGAGAAAGGCTACCACATTAATGATGAATTAACTCACATAAGTGATGTTATAAAAAACAAGACGGATTATGAGAATTGGTCGGTAGAACTTATAGATAAAATTTTAAATAAATGGAAATATTAA
- a CDS encoding cytidyltransferase has product MKVGSIHGRFQPFHNEHLDYALAALKSCDFLWIGITQYDIEELKKCNDSPNRSVLSSNPLTYLERINIIKDALLDANIDRSKFDFIPFPIDEPEKLYQFIDINTVCFTTIRESWNKAKVERLSQAGYKVEVLWENLEDKVVSSTLIRESLLNGNGLWKKMVQPSTQRHISSLDIANRLQEYLRQES; this is encoded by the coding sequence ATGAAAGTTGGGTCAATTCATGGAAGGTTTCAGCCATTTCACAATGAACATTTAGATTACGCTCTAGCAGCATTAAAATCCTGTGATTTTCTTTGGATTGGCATTACCCAGTACGATATTGAAGAATTAAAAAAGTGTAATGACTCTCCAAACAGAAGTGTTCTGTCATCAAATCCACTTACCTATTTGGAAAGGATCAATATTATAAAAGACGCGTTACTAGACGCGAATATCGATAGATCCAAATTTGATTTTATTCCATTCCCTATTGATGAACCTGAAAAACTTTACCAGTTTATTGATATTAATACTGTCTGCTTTACGACAATTAGGGAATCGTGGAATAAAGCTAAAGTAGAGCGCTTGTCACAAGCGGGCTATAAAGTTGAAGTACTATGGGAGAATCTTGAAGATAAAGTGGTTTCATCTACTTTGATTCGGGAATCTTTGTTAAATGGTAATGGGTTATGGAAAAAAATGGTTCAACCTTCAACACAGCGACACATTAGCTCCCTTGATATAGCTAATCGACTTCAAGAATATCTTCGACAGGAATCATAA
- a CDS encoding flavin reductase family protein yields the protein MSDRHFYEPTKGHGLPHDPFNAIIAPRPIGWISSQSGGGVLNLAPYSFFNAFNYVPPIIGFASIGAKDSLNNIQETGEFCWNLVTKPLAEKMNQTCAGVGPEVDEFQLAGLTPKASSVVAVPHVAETPVAFECKLSQCIQLTTAAGEAVDSWLVLGEVVGVHIDKSLLKDGIFDTAAAQPALRGGGPADYFTISETLKFQLFRP from the coding sequence ATGTCCGATCGTCATTTCTACGAACCCACCAAAGGCCACGGCCTGCCCCACGACCCTTTTAACGCCATCATCGCGCCTCGGCCCATCGGCTGGATCTCCAGCCAAAGTGGAGGCGGCGTGCTGAACCTGGCGCCCTACAGTTTTTTCAACGCCTTTAACTACGTGCCGCCCATCATCGGCTTTGCCAGCATCGGCGCCAAAGACAGCCTCAACAACATCCAAGAGACCGGCGAGTTTTGCTGGAACCTGGTCACCAAGCCCCTGGCAGAAAAAATGAACCAAACCTGCGCCGGCGTCGGCCCGGAGGTGGACGAATTTCAGCTAGCGGGGCTGACCCCCAAGGCCTCAAGCGTGGTCGCCGTGCCCCATGTGGCCGAGACCCCGGTAGCCTTTGAGTGCAAGCTCAGCCAATGCATCCAGCTCACCACGGCGGCAGGGGAAGCGGTAGACAGCTGGCTGGTGCTGGGGGAAGTGGTAGGGGTGCATATCGACAAAAGCCTCTTAAAAGACGGCATCTTCGACACCGCCGCCGCCCAGCCGGCCCTTCGCGGTGGCGGCCCGGCCGATTACTTCACCATCAGCGAAACGCTTAAATTCCAGCTCTTTCGCCCCTGA
- a CDS encoding transposase produces the protein MTRPHSELVSINDTPYYHCICRCVRRAFLCGKDNLTGQDFSHRKAWVMDRLKVLQSVFTIELCAYAVMSNHYHLVVHADAKAAAAVDDDAVMARWEVLFSLPLLISRYLAGKLRTKDIHF, from the coding sequence ATGACCCGCCCGCACTCTGAACTGGTATCGATTAACGACACGCCTTACTACCACTGCATTTGCCGCTGTGTTCGCCGCGCCTTTCTCTGTGGCAAAGACAACCTCACTGGCCAGGACTTCAGTCACCGCAAAGCCTGGGTGATGGACCGGCTGAAGGTGTTGCAATCTGTCTTTACCATTGAGCTTTGTGCCTATGCGGTGATGTCCAATCATTACCATCTGGTGGTGCATGCGGATGCCAAAGCCGCAGCGGCGGTGGACGATGACGCGGTGATGGCTCGCTGGGAGGTGCTGTTTTCTTTGCCACTCCTCATTAGCCGGTACCTGGCTGGCAAGCTAAGAACAAAGGACATCCACTTCTAA
- the metH gene encoding methionine synthase: MSEQLLAALKDRILIIDGGMGTMIQNRQLEENDFRGDRFADWPSDLKGNNDLLVLTQPKVIKDIHRQYLLAGADIIETNSFNATPIAMADYGMEALSKEINLEAARLARQAADEVASETGIARFVAGVLGPTNRTCSISPDVNDPGFRNVSFDQLVAAYTESTEALIDGGADIILVETIFDTLNAKAALFAVDALFEQKGIKLPVMISGTITDASGRTLTGQTTEAFYNSLRHVRPLSMGLNCALGPKELAPYIEELSRIAECYVSVHPNAGLPNEFGGYDETPEQMVEFIGQWALDGWLNLVGGCCGTTPAHIKAMAEAVKGLKPRALPDIPVATRLAGLEPCNIFADSLFVNVGERTNVTGSARFLKLIKSGDYETALEVARQQVEAGAQIIDINMDEGMLDAEAAMVRFLNLIASEPDISRVPIMIDSSKWHAIEAGLKCIQGKGIVNSISMKEGVENFKAQARLIRRYGAAMVVMAFDEDGQADTYQRKVEICTRAYRILVDEVDFPPEDIIFDPNIFAVATGIDEHNDYGVAFIEACRTIRDTLPHARISGGVSNVSFSFRGNNPVREAIHAVFLYHAIKAGLSMGIVNAGQLAIYDDIDDKLREAVEDVVMNRRDDSTERLLAIADDYRGDGTEKEAQTQAWRELPVNKRLEYALVKGITDFIDEDTELARAAATRPLDVIEGPLMDGMNVVGDLFGAGKMFLPQVVKSARVMKKAVAYLTPYIEAEKEEGKSNGRVVMATVKGDVHDIGKNIVGVVLQCNGFEVIDLGVMVSVEKIIEAAKTHNADVIGMSGLITPSLDEMIHNVKAFKKAGISLPVIIGGATTSKIHTAVKIAPHYEHGALYVADASRTVPVVSKLIGGGRDALVAQEYKEYDIMREKRLSQGRRKALVSLAAARDNRASTDWANYQPFKPNKLGIQVFDDYPLEDLIERIDWTPFFRSWELHGRYPDILKNPTVGAEAKELFDNAQAMLEKILSEKWLTARAVIGLFPANSVDFDDIDIETDEGTVRLHHLRQQMERAGNHNFALSDFVAPKGTVQDYMGGFAVTAGIGIDPYVEAFEKAGDDYSAIMLKALADRLAEAFAERMHERVRKEFWGYAADEALNNEDLIRERYKGIRPAPGYPACPDHTEKGLLWEILKPDQRIGLNITESFAMFPTAAVSGWYFANPESRYFGVSDIDRDQVQDYARRKGWTIEQTERWLAPILGYDPE, translated from the coding sequence ATGTCCGAACAACTCCTTGCCGCTCTCAAAGACCGCATCCTCATTATCGACGGCGGCATGGGCACCATGATCCAGAACCGCCAGTTGGAGGAGAACGACTTTCGCGGCGACAGGTTCGCCGATTGGCCGAGCGATCTCAAGGGTAACAATGACTTATTGGTGCTTACCCAGCCCAAGGTCATCAAGGACATCCACCGCCAGTACCTGCTGGCGGGGGCCGACATCATCGAGACCAACAGCTTTAACGCCACCCCCATCGCCATGGCAGACTACGGCATGGAGGCGCTGTCCAAAGAGATAAACCTCGAAGCGGCCCGCCTGGCCCGCCAGGCCGCCGATGAAGTGGCAAGTGAAACCGGCATTGCCCGCTTCGTTGCCGGGGTATTGGGCCCCACCAACCGTACCTGCTCCATCAGCCCCGATGTCAACGACCCCGGCTTTCGCAACGTCAGCTTTGACCAGCTGGTCGCGGCCTACACCGAGTCTACCGAGGCGCTGATTGACGGCGGCGCCGACATCATACTGGTGGAAACCATCTTCGATACCTTGAACGCCAAGGCGGCGCTCTTTGCGGTAGACGCGCTTTTTGAGCAAAAGGGGATCAAGCTGCCGGTGATGATCTCCGGCACCATTACCGACGCCTCAGGCCGTACCCTTACCGGCCAGACCACCGAAGCCTTTTACAACTCGCTGCGCCACGTGCGGCCGCTGTCCATGGGCCTTAACTGCGCCCTGGGCCCCAAGGAGCTGGCCCCTTATATAGAAGAGCTGTCACGCATTGCCGAGTGCTATGTGTCGGTGCACCCCAACGCCGGCCTGCCCAACGAATTTGGCGGCTACGACGAAACCCCCGAGCAGATGGTCGAATTTATCGGCCAGTGGGCCCTGGACGGCTGGCTGAACCTGGTGGGGGGCTGCTGCGGAACCACCCCTGCGCACATCAAGGCCATGGCCGAAGCGGTGAAGGGCCTTAAGCCCCGGGCGCTGCCGGACATCCCGGTAGCCACTCGCCTGGCTGGCCTTGAGCCCTGCAACATCTTTGCAGACAGCCTCTTTGTGAACGTGGGTGAGCGCACCAACGTCACCGGCTCGGCGCGGTTCTTGAAGCTCATCAAATCTGGCGATTACGAAACCGCCCTTGAGGTGGCGCGCCAGCAGGTGGAAGCCGGGGCGCAAATTATCGACATCAACATGGACGAAGGCATGCTCGATGCCGAAGCGGCCATGGTGCGCTTTTTAAACCTGATTGCCTCGGAGCCCGACATCAGCCGGGTGCCGATCATGATTGACTCCAGTAAATGGCACGCCATCGAAGCGGGCCTCAAATGCATTCAAGGCAAAGGCATTGTCAACTCCATCTCCATGAAAGAAGGGGTGGAGAACTTTAAAGCCCAGGCCCGGCTTATTCGCCGCTACGGCGCCGCCATGGTGGTCATGGCCTTTGACGAAGACGGCCAGGCCGATACCTACCAGCGCAAGGTGGAAATTTGCACCCGCGCCTACCGCATCTTGGTAGACGAAGTGGATTTCCCCCCCGAAGACATCATCTTCGACCCCAACATCTTCGCCGTAGCCACCGGCATCGACGAGCACAACGACTACGGCGTCGCCTTTATCGAGGCCTGCCGCACCATTCGCGACACGCTTCCTCATGCCCGTATCTCCGGCGGGGTCAGTAACGTCAGCTTCTCGTTCCGGGGCAACAACCCGGTGCGCGAAGCCATCCACGCCGTGTTCCTCTACCACGCCATCAAGGCGGGGCTGAGCATGGGTATCGTCAACGCTGGCCAGCTGGCCATTTATGACGATATCGACGACAAGCTCCGTGAAGCGGTGGAAGACGTGGTGATGAACCGCCGCGATGATTCCACCGAGCGGCTGCTGGCCATTGCCGACGACTACCGGGGCGACGGCACCGAGAAAGAAGCCCAAACCCAGGCCTGGCGCGAACTGCCGGTCAATAAACGCCTGGAATACGCCCTGGTTAAAGGCATTACCGATTTTATCGACGAAGACACCGAACTGGCCCGCGCCGCCGCCACCCGCCCGCTGGATGTAATAGAAGGGCCGCTGATGGACGGCATGAACGTGGTGGGGGACCTCTTTGGTGCCGGCAAGATGTTCCTGCCCCAGGTGGTGAAATCCGCGCGGGTCATGAAAAAGGCGGTGGCCTACCTCACCCCTTATATCGAGGCCGAGAAAGAAGAGGGCAAGTCCAACGGCCGGGTGGTGATGGCCACCGTCAAAGGTGACGTGCACGACATCGGCAAGAACATTGTTGGCGTGGTGCTGCAATGTAACGGCTTTGAGGTGATTGACCTTGGAGTGATGGTGTCGGTCGAGAAGATCATCGAGGCCGCCAAAACCCACAACGCCGACGTGATTGGCATGTCGGGGCTCATTACCCCGTCGCTGGACGAGATGATCCACAACGTCAAAGCCTTTAAAAAGGCCGGGATCAGCCTGCCGGTTATTATTGGTGGCGCCACCACCTCGAAAATCCACACCGCCGTGAAAATAGCCCCCCACTACGAGCACGGCGCCCTGTACGTAGCGGACGCCTCGCGCACCGTGCCGGTGGTCAGCAAGCTCATCGGCGGCGGCCGCGACGCCCTGGTGGCCCAGGAGTACAAAGAGTACGACATCATGCGCGAAAAGCGCCTCAGCCAAGGCCGCCGCAAGGCCCTGGTGAGCCTGGCCGCTGCCCGCGACAACCGCGCCAGCACCGACTGGGCCAACTACCAGCCCTTCAAGCCCAACAAGCTGGGCATCCAGGTGTTTGACGACTACCCCCTTGAAGATTTGATTGAGCGTATCGACTGGACACCGTTTTTCCGCTCCTGGGAGCTGCACGGCCGCTACCCGGACATCTTGAAAAACCCCACCGTCGGCGCCGAGGCCAAAGAGCTGTTCGACAACGCCCAGGCGATGCTCGAAAAAATCCTCAGCGAGAAATGGCTCACCGCCCGCGCCGTGATTGGCCTCTTCCCGGCCAACAGCGTCGACTTTGACGATATCGATATCGAAACCGATGAAGGCACGGTGCGCCTGCACCACCTTCGCCAGCAGATGGAGCGGGCCGGCAACCACAACTTTGCCCTGTCAGACTTCGTAGCCCCCAAAGGCACGGTGCAAGACTACATGGGCGGCTTTGCGGTAACCGCCGGTATCGGCATCGACCCATATGTAGAAGCGTTCGAAAAAGCCGGGGACGATTATTCGGCCATTATGCTCAAAGCCCTGGCCGACCGTTTGGCAGAAGCCTTTGCCGAGCGCATGCACGAGCGGGTGCGTAAAGAGTTCTGGGGCTACGCCGCCGATGAGGCGCTGAATAACGAAGATCTTATTCGTGAGCGCTACAAAGGCATACGCCCAGCCCCCGGCTACCCCGCCTGCCCGGATCACACCGAGAAAGGGCTCTTATGGGAGATTCTGAAGCCCGATCAGCGTATCGGCCTTAATATCACCGAGAGCTTTGCCATGTTCCCCACCGCCGCCGTGTCCGGCTGGTACTTTGCCAACCCCGAATCCCGCTACTTCGGCGTATCGGATATCGACCGTGACCAGGTGCAAGATTACGCGCGGCGTAAGGGCTGGACTATCGAGCAGACGGAAAGGTGGTTGGCGCCGATCCTCGGGTACGATCCAGAGTGA
- the cobO gene encoding cob(I)yrinic acid a,c-diamide adenosyltransferase yields the protein MSHQERQQRLKEKVDARIEAATDEKGILLVLTGNGKGKSTAAFGTVCRAVGHGQTAAVAQFIKGSWACGERDLLQSHGVPFAVMATGFTWETQSRELDMAAAQKVWDDAKAWLKDPAINLVVLDELTYMLSYDYLNIDEVLEAIANRPALQHVVVTGRGAHRRLVEMADTVSEIRPVKHAFDAGIKAQLGLDY from the coding sequence ATGTCCCACCAAGAGCGCCAACAGCGGCTCAAAGAAAAGGTCGACGCCCGTATCGAGGCCGCCACAGATGAGAAAGGCATCCTGCTGGTGTTAACCGGCAACGGCAAAGGCAAATCCACCGCCGCTTTTGGCACAGTGTGCCGGGCCGTGGGCCATGGCCAAACGGCAGCCGTGGCGCAGTTTATAAAAGGTAGCTGGGCCTGCGGCGAGCGCGACCTGTTACAGAGCCACGGCGTACCCTTCGCGGTAATGGCCACCGGCTTTACCTGGGAAACCCAGAGCCGCGAGCTGGATATGGCCGCCGCCCAAAAGGTGTGGGATGACGCCAAGGCCTGGCTTAAAGACCCGGCTATTAACCTCGTTGTGCTGGACGAGCTTACCTACATGCTGAGCTATGACTACCTCAATATCGACGAGGTGCTGGAGGCCATTGCCAACCGCCCTGCCCTGCAGCATGTGGTGGTGACCGGCCGAGGCGCCCACCGCCGCCTTGTGGAGATGGCCGATACGGTGTCGGAGATTCGCCCGGTCAAACACGCCTTTGACGCCGGCATCAAGGCCCAGCTCGGCCTTGATTACTGA
- a CDS encoding AIR synthase related protein: MLDYDQTYFGCGNKVPAHSLKSLLDENDYSFLIPDNNIVKINDEFLVSSIDTVFPFTSDIALFTKATVLHCANDLFASGVYPIQANVSVGVSASLNVNEIKQLFNSLKVALNEREINSCNYHTFRADQTSVTIAMNGTAKELKSKARLSGEYDIFLTKPIGFWTTQKHRAGDANLCSKQLLLESNSTWLYFIQSELVKYSTDISGFGLIGHIASFLKSQQYCASLDLDRIISPLNIDFANIEHYLGCSAKSNLESFGACVSSVERLNDVVLDVLFGGEINGPILMIVEQGAELGMWFDKLMHIGTASPHVSTENQIIKVRG; the protein is encoded by the coding sequence ATGTTAGATTACGATCAAACCTATTTTGGATGTGGAAACAAGGTTCCTGCACATAGCCTTAAATCACTACTAGATGAGAATGATTATTCATTTTTAATACCAGATAATAATATTGTAAAAATTAACGATGAATTCTTAGTAAGTTCGATTGACACCGTGTTTCCGTTTACAAGTGATATTGCATTATTTACAAAGGCGACTGTGTTGCATTGTGCTAATGATTTATTCGCATCAGGAGTTTACCCGATTCAAGCAAACGTGAGTGTTGGTGTTAGCGCAAGCCTTAATGTTAATGAGATAAAACAATTATTTAATAGCTTGAAAGTAGCATTAAATGAGAGGGAAATAAACTCTTGTAATTACCACACATTTAGGGCCGATCAGACATCGGTCACAATAGCAATGAATGGCACAGCCAAAGAGTTAAAATCGAAAGCTAGATTGAGTGGCGAGTATGATATTTTTTTAACTAAACCTATTGGTTTTTGGACAACTCAAAAGCATAGAGCTGGTGATGCTAATCTTTGTTCAAAACAGTTGCTTTTAGAAAGTAATTCCACATGGTTATATTTTATTCAATCTGAATTAGTAAAGTACTCAACAGACATTTCAGGGTTTGGTTTAATTGGTCACATAGCCTCTTTTTTAAAAAGTCAGCAGTATTGTGCATCATTAGATTTGGATAGGATTATTAGTCCGCTAAATATAGATTTTGCTAACATCGAGCATTATTTAGGATGTTCAGCGAAATCTAATCTTGAGTCATTTGGAGCATGTGTTTCCTCAGTCGAAAGGTTAAATGATGTAGTGCTGGATGTGTTATTTGGTGGCGAAATAAATGGTCCGATCTTAATGATAGTTGAACAAGGTGCTGAATTAGGTATGTGGTTTGACAAGTTGATGCATATAGGCACAGCTTCACCTCATGTGAGTACTGAAAATCAAATAATAAAAGTTAGGGGTTAA
- a CDS encoding DHH family phosphoesterase, producing the protein MSNTQFIETNETVIVTSGSAYIDIDVLACSLALSCLHRLCGRESVACHTGKMNGTIPEYVKVEVNDLFENELPSSGRFKYALVDISNPEYFESFVDHEKIIEIYDHHFGFEKYWKDKLGKFVHIKHVGSCATLIWEKYVKLEKVHQLPESIAKLLYLAIVSNTLNLKAFVTTDRDIEAKIGIEKLGFFKSELITEYYSHIEHQLLNDFKNVLLNDVKTHDWKGEDCFIGQLEMLDSEELIETYFLTGTATKYIQEKYATNEQLWFVVISDINKGYNLIFTEDRKTKRLIERNFSFTFDGNFAKSDRLWMRKEFIRDMS; encoded by the coding sequence ATGAGTAATACACAATTTATTGAAACTAATGAAACTGTAATTGTTACCTCTGGTTCTGCTTATATAGACATAGACGTTCTCGCTTGTTCTTTAGCATTAAGTTGTTTACATAGACTATGTGGTAGAGAGTCAGTCGCATGTCATACAGGAAAAATGAATGGAACCATTCCCGAATATGTAAAAGTCGAAGTTAATGACTTATTTGAGAATGAATTACCCAGTTCGGGTAGATTTAAGTATGCATTAGTTGATATATCCAATCCTGAGTATTTTGAAAGTTTTGTTGATCATGAAAAAATCATCGAGATTTATGACCATCATTTTGGATTTGAAAAATATTGGAAAGATAAACTTGGCAAGTTTGTGCACATAAAACATGTAGGTTCGTGTGCAACATTGATATGGGAAAAATATGTCAAGCTTGAAAAAGTTCATCAACTTCCAGAGTCGATAGCTAAATTGCTTTATTTAGCAATAGTCTCCAACACATTAAACTTAAAAGCATTTGTAACAACTGACAGGGATATTGAAGCAAAAATTGGTATCGAGAAATTGGGATTTTTCAAATCGGAATTGATAACGGAGTACTATTCACATATTGAACATCAATTATTGAATGATTTTAAGAATGTTCTTCTAAATGACGTAAAAACTCACGATTGGAAAGGTGAAGATTGCTTCATTGGGCAACTTGAGATGTTAGATTCCGAAGAATTAATCGAAACATACTTTTTAACAGGTACTGCGACTAAATACATACAAGAAAAATACGCAACGAATGAACAACTTTGGTTTGTAGTTATTTCGGACATTAACAAAGGCTATAACTTGATTTTTACGGAAGATAGAAAAACTAAGCGTTTGATTGAAAGAAATTTTTCATTTACCTTTGATGGTAATTTCGCCAAGTCGGATAGGCTATGGATGCGAAAAGAGTTTATTCGAGACATGAGTTAA
- a CDS encoding tRNA-binding protein produces the protein METIGFEDFLKVELRVGQVVAAEPFKEARKPAYVLHVDFGPELGVRKSSAQITDHYQPEELVGRQVVAVVNFPKKQIGPLMSECLVTGFHDQNGAVALCIPDKTVPLGTRLL, from the coding sequence ATGGAAACCATCGGCTTTGAGGACTTTTTAAAAGTCGAACTGAGGGTAGGGCAGGTAGTGGCTGCCGAGCCTTTCAAAGAAGCCCGCAAACCGGCTTATGTGCTGCACGTGGATTTCGGCCCTGAGCTGGGGGTGCGAAAGTCCTCGGCGCAGATCACCGACCACTACCAGCCCGAAGAACTGGTGGGCCGCCAGGTGGTGGCTGTGGTCAATTTTCCGAAAAAACAGATAGGGCCTTTGATGTCCGAATGCCTGGTGACCGGCTTTCATGACCAGAACGGCGCCGTGGCCCTGTGCATACCCGACAAAACCGTGCCGCTGGGCACCCGCCTGCTGTAA